Within the Mucilaginibacter sp. CSA2-8R genome, the region GCGTGCTTTAGCTGATGCTGCCATTTCATCGCAGATCTGGGTAGCGTAATCAGCATGTTTTTCAGAGGCAACAATAATATCAAAATCTTGTAAGGTCATGATCTGTTAACGATTACCTTAAAGGTTCGGCTTGTAAAGCCTTCTTTGTTTAATGGATTTATTGAAAAGAAGTTTGAAAAAACTTCAGTTGACTAACGATTGAATAGGATAAACCTATTCAGACCCGGGGAATAAACAATCGTCGTCGTGACGGGAAGTTAACGGAAACAACACTAATTAAAGCAGCGGCAAACCGTGCAATAACTGCTCCGGTAAATAGCCTTATGATGCTTTGTAATTTCATTGTTGTATAACCGTGTTTTGTTCTTAAATTTTGTGCAAAGTATTTAAATAATTTTTATTTATGCAAGTAAAAAATGCATATAAAAGTTATGCTTTTGTAAATTATTCATGTTGATAGCATTTGTATAATTAATCAACTTATTTACAGCATCTTACGCAGGGTATTTATGAAATAAAATATTGGCATTATTTAATATAAATGATACCACTATTACCACGAAGCATTTTGAGCAGATTTTGAAGGCACGGAAACACTTATAAAAAAGCGCTGTTGTGCTATCATGTCCGATGCTCCTTTAATATTAACCGTAAAACTTGACGACGATAGCCAGCAATATTTTGACCAGCTTCGCGAGGCGCACTTTCCACCCGAGCGTAATTACCTGGCTGCTCATTTAACACTGTTTCATCACTTGCCGCCCAATCAATTACAGTTAATTAATGATATTGACGCTATAGCCAAGCGTTACTCAACGTTATCGTTAGAGGCTACTGAAGTAAAAAGTATCGGTAACGGAGTAGCGTTTAGTATTGAATGCCCGGCTTTAGGGCATTTACATAGCTATTTACAAAAATTATGGTTCGATTGGCTTACTCCACAAGACCGCCAACGGCTGTGGGCGCACATCACCGTGCAAAACAAAGTATCGCCCGAGCTGGCTCGTTCTCTGAAGGCCGAGCTTACAGAACAATTTAAACCTTTTACCGCTAAAGGTGTCGGGTTAAGCCTTTATGAGTATAAAAACGGCCCATGGGATTTTGTAAGGACTTTTGATTTTAGTTAATCAAAAACAACCCCTGATAAGTGACTATTTATTAGTTATTTATCAGGGGAATTAAAAGCTTTAGGTTTAAGTCAAAATGTTAGTAAGCGCTGGCTTCTGTCAGCTGATGTATAACTTCGGCTGGCAGTTTCAACTCAACGGCCTTGGCCAATTCGAGTAATTGCGGTACACTGGTTGCGCTTGCAATAGGCGCAGTAACACTTGGTCGGGCTATAACCCAAGCCAGGGCAACTGTTGCAGGGGTTGTACTGTAATTCTTTGCTACCTCATCCAGCGCATCAAGGATACGCATTCCCCTGTCATTCAAATATTTTTTGATTCCCTGGCCGCGTTTGCTTTTGTTTAGGTCAGCTTCCGACCGGTATTTTCCGGACAAAAATCCGCTGGCCAAAGAGTAGTAGGTAATCACGCCTACGCTATTCTCCTGGCATACCGGCTCCAAATCCTTCTCGTAACCTTCTCGGTCATACAAATTATACTCTGGCTGTAAACTCACATATCCTGGCAAATTCAATTCTTTACTCACCTGCAAAGATTCTTTGAGTCTGTCGGCGCCAAAGTTAGAAGTGCCTATGGCTCTTACTTTACCCTCTTTAATTAATTGTGCATACGCTTCTAAAGTTTCCGGCACTGGTGTCTGCAAGTCGTCGTAGTGCGACTGGTATAAATCGATGTGGTCTGTCTGCAAACGGCGTAACGAATCTTCGGCCGCCTTGATAATATAATCTTTAGATAAATTTTTACGGCTGTCGTTTGGCGACATGGCGCTGCCTACTTTAGTAGCAATTACAACGTTGTTACGCTTACCGGTGTTTTTAAGCCACCGGCCAATGATAGTTTCCGATTCTCCGCCTTTATTACCAGGCACCCACCTTGAGTACACGTCGGCGGTATCAACACAGTCTAAGCCGTTATCAATAAATGCGTCAAGTAATTGAAAGGAGTTGCGTTCATCAATAGTCCATCCAAATACGTTACCACCAAAAACAAAAGGCACAATCGAAATTCCGGAATTTCCTAAACTTCTTTTTTCCATCACAAATAGCTGGTTAAATGGCAGTTGTATTGTCTACTTTACTTATTTGTTCAACTAACTCGTCTACCCAGCCGGCAAAGTAAGGTTCGCTGCCGCTAACACGGTGCCATTGGCCATTCGGATCCTGTACAATAAGCATCTGTATAGTTCCGTCAATGGCGCTAAACTCGTAAGCACGGTTGTAGCCTGGATAATTTATCATAGTTGCTATTCCTTCAACCGAAGAGTCAGATCCTGTAAGTACTGCATCAAATTGCTGTTCCATAATATATATGTTATTTCAGGGTATGTTATAGTATCCAATAATAACCTGTTACACTAATTTGTTTGGCGTTTACACTACTTAAAGTTTTCCCTTAAAAACTATTAATTATAAAATATTGTTATAATGGCAACAAGTCCAACTTATGAATTTTAATAAAGGAGTTAAATATTTCCAGGTTGCCCAAGGTGTTTGGGGAATGCGAATTTTATTTGTAAATGTATATATCGTTGCTAACAGACGTGGTTTCCCTAAAGGCTGGGTATTGGTAGATACCGGCGTGCAAGGCTCAGCTAAAAGGATTATTGCTATGGCCGAGTCAATATTTGGTGCCGGTACTAAACCGTCTGCTATTGTGCTTACCCACGCCCATTCAGATCATACCGGTGGCTTAGAAGAGTTGCTGGAACACTGGCATGTTCCGGTTTATGCACACGAGTTAGAAACGCCTTATTTAACAGGAAAATCGTCATATCCACCTGCAGATCCTACTGTAGGAGAAGGCGTCATGTCTTTGATGTCGGTATTTTTCCGTAAGAAACCGTTAGACATCGGAGATGCTCTGCGCGTTATTAACATGGAGGATGGCGTACCTGAATTACCCGAATGGAAAGTAATACACACCCCCGGACATACGCCCGGACATGTATCACTATTTTTGCCGTTGAACACCACGTTGATTGCTGGTGATGCCTTTGTTACTACCAAACCAGAATCGGCTATTTACGCTCTGGGGAATATTAAAAAAATGTCTGGCCCGCCAAAATACATGACTACAGATTGGGCTGCAGCAGAAGAATCGGTTAAAAAATTATCAGACTTGCAGCCACGCATCGCCGCTACCGGTCATGGGCCAGTTATGCGTGGTCGCGAATTGCAGGAAGAATTAAAGCGCCTGGCTAACGACTTCAAAAAACTCGCGGTGCCTAACGGAGGGCGCTACGCCGAGCATGCCGCTTATGCCAGTGATAAAGGTACACAATATGTGCCTCCGTTTAAATCAACCACCAAGTTTAAAGTGGGAGTAGGCTTACTGGGCGCAGTAGTTGGTTTTGCAATTACGCGCGTGTTGATAGATTAAACCTTTTAAAAGCCTACTTTTGCGGGGTGGAAAACATTACGCCAAACCCGCAAATATTGGTAGACATTGTGAGAGTGCCTATGCCTTTCGGTAAATATAAAGGTACCTTATTATGCGATTTGCCTGTAAGCTACCTGGAATGGATGAACCGCGGAGGATGGCCCGCAGGTAAATTGGGTATGATGCTGGCCACTGTTTATGAAATTAAACTAAACGGACTTACTGCATTATTACATTCTGTAAAGAATTCAGTAAGTCCACGTTAATGTCAATTACGTTTATTAGTATATGATGAAGAAGATAATTATATACTTATGCCTAGTCTTAGTTTTTAGCAGTTGCGCCGACGGACAGCCTGGTCAAAATAACCAGTTTGCCACTTTACCTAAGCCCGCAGCTGGCGAGGCCGTAGCCACTTTTGGCGGCGGCTGTTTTTGGGCCATGAGCGAAGCATTGCTTGAGTTGCGCGGTGTAAACCGGGTTATATCAGGATATGCAGGCGGTCATACTAAAAACCCTACTTATGAGGATGTATGCACACGTAATACTGGTCATGCTGAAACGGTACAGGTTTATTATGATCCTAAACTGATTAGTTATACTACATTGGTTGATGCTTTTTTTTACGCACATGATCCGACAACGTTAAACAGACAAGGGCCTGACGAAGGTACTGATTACCGTTCAATTGCCTTTTATCGAACGCCGCAGGAGAAACAGATCTTAGAGCAGGAGATAGCCAAAATAAACCTGTCAAAGCACTACCCGGCTAAAATTGTAACGCAAGTGGCGCCTTTTTCGGCTTTTTATCCGGCCGAAAAATATCATCAGGGTTACTACCGGCTTCACTTAGATGATAACGCTTACCTTACTTCGGTGTCGATGCCTAAGATCATGAAAATGCGGAAAGCCATGAAAGCACAGTTAAAGCCGGAGTTTAAATAACTATAAGCGGTTAAACCAACCTTTTTTCCAAAAGAAGAGCACTTGTAGCAATCCAATTACCAGCATAATACCTACACAATACAGGTATCCATGCGGCTCATAAAGCTCGGGCATATTGGCGGGCAAACGGTGGTTGGTATCAGGATCAGTGGGGGCGAAGTTCATTCCGTACACACCGGCCACAAAAGTAAGCGGAATGAAGATGACTGATATTATGGTAAGTACCTTCATGATCTCGTTCATGCGGTTACTTACCATTGACAGGTATAAGTCGATGTTACTTGCACTAATCTCTTTGTAGCTCTCAATCAGATCAATAATCTGGATACAATGGTCGTATGCATCCCGCAAATAGGTTTTGGTCTCTTTGGTAATCAGCGGACTTTCCGTACGGATCATATCGTTAATCTTGTCGCGCTCGGGCCAGCTTGCCCGGCGCAATACGATAAGTGTACGCTTCAAATGCTGTGTATCGTACATGATTGTTTTGTCTGCCTTGTCGTAGATGCGATCTTCAATAGCTTCTAATTCATCGCCAATCTGATTAAGAGCAACAAAATACCAGTCAATAACAGTATCAAACAAAGCATAACAAATAAAGCCTGGGCCTAATGTGCGGATAGGGCTTTTCTGCGCTGTAAGTCGTTTTTCAAGGCCCTCAAAGTTTTCCTCGTAGGTTTCCTCAAAACTTATAACCATGTTATCGCGCACAATAACCGAAAATTGTGAATTGGCTAACTCACAATTTTCGTCAGTAGTAATTAACCGGCTGGTACCAAAAACGTATTGGTCATACTCATCAAACTTAGGTCGCTGATGTGTATTCATAATATCCTCGAGCACTAAGTCGCTGATGTTTAAACGATGACCTATTTCTTCGATAAGCTTAACGTCACCCAAGCCGTTAATTTTAATCCAATGGGTATGGTCTGTGCACTCGTTTAGCTGGTCAAATATAGTCGATATATTTTCGCCGATAGAGGTTACCAGCTCCTGTGCTTTGTATGAATATATTTTGATATGCGGCTTAAGCGCCCCTTCGGGTACACGGATAAGACCCGGCCGATCGCCTACGTTGCCGGCTCTTTTATTGATCTTCGAAGATTTACGCTTGCGTTGCGCCAGATTCATTTACAGGTAGTTTAAAGATTGCGGGCCTTGGTTAAAAAGTAAGTCTACAATGCTTAAATTTTTAATAAAGCCTTTACGTTCTTCAAAAACCTGAAAGTATGGTTTTTGTTCAAAAACTGATTCCTTCTTTGGATTGATGGTGTTGCGGTAGTCAGCCATTAAATCATAATGACGATGATATTCGGTAGTATATTCAAATTTTAAAGGCAGCTTCAAGAATTTAAGGATCATGGTTAACATCTGCTCATTGTAGTCGAATAGGTAAGTAAATTCCTGCTCGTAAAATCGGGCAAAATCATCTTCATAAAATTCAAAATAGGCCGAACGGCGATAGCAAGCCTGCAAACTCATCCAATGCAAACGCTGCCAGTTAAAATCATTGCTAATCTTTACATCGCTTACCGGCGTGTGTACCTTTGCGCCTTTAACTACCGGTACAACTAAAGCCAATACCCCATCCGGAGAATATATATTGGCCCGGTTACGGTAAGTCTGCTTTGGGAAATGCTCGTGCTTTTCGATAATAACGCTTTGCCTGTGCCGGTTAAATACAGTAAAGTACTCAACTGGTGGTAGATAAAACATGGGGAGCAACGCGCCGTTTTCCATTAGAGATTATTTATGTTTGCAACTTCAATTTTTGCGAAAGTAATGATAAGAAAAGGTTTTTCAAGCTTAGGTACGGTTTTGCTTTACCTGATTTCATTGCTGCCTTTTTTTGTACTTTATCTGATTGCTGATTTTATTTACCTGGTTTTATTTTACGTAATTAAATACCGCCGGGCAGTAGTGCAGCAAAATCTGGCTAACGCTTTTCCCGAAAAGCCGTTACACGAACGGCAACAGATCGAAAAGAAATACTACCGTTACTTAGCCGACCTGATGGTAGAAACTGTAAAGCTCAGAACCATCTCTCGGCGGCAGGTTGACCGCCGCTTTACGGTAACTAATTACGAAGCTGTTGAAAAAGCATTTGCCGGCGGGCAAAGTGTGATTGGCGCTGTGGGCCATTACGGTAACTGGGAGTTGGGCGCGCTAAAGTTTAGTATACTTACCGATAAACCACGTTTGGTGGTTTACAAACCGTTGAATAATCTCATTTTCAACAGCTATTTTACCAGGATGCGTTCGCGCTTTGGCGCCTCTTTGGTGCCTATGAAAGGCGCTATGCGAAAAATGGTAGAGTTACGACGACAGCAAACCATGACACTTTTAGTGAGTGACCAAATACCTTCACGCGAAGAAGTAACTTACTTTACAAACTTTTTAAACCAGCCCACTGCCGTTTTTTTAGGAGTCGAAAAACTGGCTAAATCATTGAACAGCGCTGTTATATTTTGTGATATACGCCGGATAAAAAGAGGATATTATAATTGTAACTTCGTGCCTTTATTTTATGACGCCAAACACACCGCCGAGTACGAAATTACCAACGCACATGTGCGCTATCTGGAACAGGTTATCCGCGAAGAGCCTCAGTACTGGCTGTGGTCGCATAAACGGTGGAAATACAAGCCCGAGGATATAGCTAAATGAGTACTCAACCTACGGTTGCCGTTATAATTTTAAACTGGAACGGTATACACCATTTGAAGCAATTTTTACCGTCTGTACTCAACAGTACATGGCCTGACTTGCATATTGTGGTTGGAGACAACGGCTCATCTGACGGTTCCGTAGCGTTTGTTCAATCCGAATACGGCGACCGAATCAAGGTTATCGGGAATGATAAAAATTACGGTTACACCGGTGGCTACAATCGAGTGGTTGACCAAGTGGCCGCCGATTACTACATCCTGCTTAATTCTGATATTGAAGTTACACCCGGGTGGATTGAACCAGTGATTGCTATGATGGAGGCAGATGACCGCATTGCTGCCGCCGCGCCTAAAATTAAAGCATTCGACCGCAGAACGTATTTTGAGCATGCCGGTGCAGCGGGCGGTTTTATTGATAATCTGGGTTATCCGTTTTGCCGCGGCCGTTTGTTTTTTGATGTAGAAGAAGATCGAGGGCAGTACGATGAATCCGGAGAAGTGTTTTGGGCATCAGGTGCAGCGCTGTTTATACGGAGCCGTTGCTGGCGAGAAACAGGTGGCTTTGACGAACAGTTTTTCGCACACATGGAAGAGATTGATTTGTGCTGGCGTTTAAAAAACAAAGGCTACAAAGTAATGTACTGTGCTCAAAGCACTGTTTACCACCTTGGCGGCGGCACACTGAATACCGAAAACCCATTTAAAACCTACTTAAACTTTCGCAACAACCTGTTGCTGCTCAAAAAGAACATGCCGCCGGTGCGTTCGGCCTGGGTTATAGGATTTAGATTTTGGCTTGACTTTTTAGCGCTAATCAGATTTTTAGGCGAAGGTAAGCGTAAAGACGCATGGGCAGTAAGCAGAGCACATCAGAGCTTTGTGGCAAGCTTTTTTAAGCAAAGCAGAAAAAAAAGTAAAGTATACCTAGAAAAAATGCATCATGAACAGCCACAACATGTTGCTAATTTAAGGGGCCTGTACAAGCGCAGTATTGTAGTACAGTTTTTTGTTAAAAAGAAAACCCGCTTTACAGATTTGAATCCGAAGGATTTTCATTAATCCGGATATTGGAAGGCAGGTGTACAATAACTTCCTGTTTGCCTTGGGATATGTCAATACCCTCAGCC harbors:
- a CDS encoding MBL fold metallo-hydrolase produces the protein MNFNKGVKYFQVAQGVWGMRILFVNVYIVANRRGFPKGWVLVDTGVQGSAKRIIAMAESIFGAGTKPSAIVLTHAHSDHTGGLEELLEHWHVPVYAHELETPYLTGKSSYPPADPTVGEGVMSLMSVFFRKKPLDIGDALRVINMEDGVPELPEWKVIHTPGHTPGHVSLFLPLNTTLIAGDAFVTTKPESAIYALGNIKKMSGPPKYMTTDWAAAEESVKKLSDLQPRIAATGHGPVMRGRELQEELKRLANDFKKLAVPNGGRYAEHAAYASDKGTQYVPPFKSTTKFKVGVGLLGAVVGFAITRVLID
- a CDS encoding lysophospholipid acyltransferase family protein, whose product is MIRKGFSSLGTVLLYLISLLPFFVLYLIADFIYLVLFYVIKYRRAVVQQNLANAFPEKPLHERQQIEKKYYRYLADLMVETVKLRTISRRQVDRRFTVTNYEAVEKAFAGGQSVIGAVGHYGNWELGALKFSILTDKPRLVVYKPLNNLIFNSYFTRMRSRFGASLVPMKGAMRKMVELRRQQTMTLLVSDQIPSREEVTYFTNFLNQPTAVFLGVEKLAKSLNSAVIFCDIRRIKRGYYNCNFVPLFYDAKHTAEYEITNAHVRYLEQVIREEPQYWLWSHKRWKYKPEDIAK
- a CDS encoding 2'-5' RNA ligase family protein, whose amino-acid sequence is MSDAPLILTVKLDDDSQQYFDQLREAHFPPERNYLAAHLTLFHHLPPNQLQLINDIDAIAKRYSTLSLEATEVKSIGNGVAFSIECPALGHLHSYLQKLWFDWLTPQDRQRLWAHITVQNKVSPELARSLKAELTEQFKPFTAKGVGLSLYEYKNGPWDFVRTFDFS
- a CDS encoding glycosyltransferase family 2 protein, which translates into the protein MSTQPTVAVIILNWNGIHHLKQFLPSVLNSTWPDLHIVVGDNGSSDGSVAFVQSEYGDRIKVIGNDKNYGYTGGYNRVVDQVAADYYILLNSDIEVTPGWIEPVIAMMEADDRIAAAAPKIKAFDRRTYFEHAGAAGGFIDNLGYPFCRGRLFFDVEEDRGQYDESGEVFWASGAALFIRSRCWRETGGFDEQFFAHMEEIDLCWRLKNKGYKVMYCAQSTVYHLGGGTLNTENPFKTYLNFRNNLLLLKKNMPPVRSAWVIGFRFWLDFLALIRFLGEGKRKDAWAVSRAHQSFVASFFKQSRKKSKVYLEKMHHEQPQHVANLRGLYKRSIVVQFFVKKKTRFTDLNPKDFH
- the corA gene encoding magnesium/cobalt transporter CorA; the encoded protein is MNLAQRKRKSSKINKRAGNVGDRPGLIRVPEGALKPHIKIYSYKAQELVTSIGENISTIFDQLNECTDHTHWIKINGLGDVKLIEEIGHRLNISDLVLEDIMNTHQRPKFDEYDQYVFGTSRLITTDENCELANSQFSVIVRDNMVISFEETYEENFEGLEKRLTAQKSPIRTLGPGFICYALFDTVIDWYFVALNQIGDELEAIEDRIYDKADKTIMYDTQHLKRTLIVLRRASWPERDKINDMIRTESPLITKETKTYLRDAYDHCIQIIDLIESYKEISASNIDLYLSMVSNRMNEIMKVLTIISVIFIPLTFVAGVYGMNFAPTDPDTNHRLPANMPELYEPHGYLYCVGIMLVIGLLQVLFFWKKGWFNRL
- the msrA gene encoding peptide-methionine (S)-S-oxide reductase MsrA encodes the protein MMKKIIIYLCLVLVFSSCADGQPGQNNQFATLPKPAAGEAVATFGGGCFWAMSEALLELRGVNRVISGYAGGHTKNPTYEDVCTRNTGHAETVQVYYDPKLISYTTLVDAFFYAHDPTTLNRQGPDEGTDYRSIAFYRTPQEKQILEQEIAKINLSKHYPAKIVTQVAPFSAFYPAEKYHQGYYRLHLDDNAYLTSVSMPKIMKMRKAMKAQLKPEFK
- a CDS encoding WbqC family protein; protein product: MENGALLPMFYLPPVEYFTVFNRHRQSVIIEKHEHFPKQTYRNRANIYSPDGVLALVVPVVKGAKVHTPVSDVKISNDFNWQRLHWMSLQACYRRSAYFEFYEDDFARFYEQEFTYLFDYNEQMLTMILKFLKLPLKFEYTTEYHRHYDLMADYRNTINPKKESVFEQKPYFQVFEERKGFIKNLSIVDLLFNQGPQSLNYL
- a CDS encoding DUF3820 family protein; its protein translation is MENITPNPQILVDIVRVPMPFGKYKGTLLCDLPVSYLEWMNRGGWPAGKLGMMLATVYEIKLNGLTALLHSVKNSVSPR
- a CDS encoding aldo/keto reductase, whose translation is MEKRSLGNSGISIVPFVFGGNVFGWTIDERNSFQLLDAFIDNGLDCVDTADVYSRWVPGNKGGESETIIGRWLKNTGKRNNVVIATKVGSAMSPNDSRKNLSKDYIIKAAEDSLRRLQTDHIDLYQSHYDDLQTPVPETLEAYAQLIKEGKVRAIGTSNFGADRLKESLQVSKELNLPGYVSLQPEYNLYDREGYEKDLEPVCQENSVGVITYYSLASGFLSGKYRSEADLNKSKRGQGIKKYLNDRGMRILDALDEVAKNYSTTPATVALAWVIARPSVTAPIASATSVPQLLELAKAVELKLPAEVIHQLTEASAY